A stretch of the Sulfurimonas sp. HSL-1656 genome encodes the following:
- the asnB gene encoding asparagine synthase (glutamine-hydrolyzing) produces the protein MCAVFGILGDYDPATARRGLAALAHRGPDYCGIVEERGLFFAQHRLSIRDMHERSHQPLREGNVLLSFNGEIYNYREIAETLQLRAATEAETVLAAYLRWGIDCVHRFRGMFALAIYDDGTLYLLRDRLGKKPLFFAKQKERFVFASEIKGLLPFLSRVRMNDDAMMGFLSFQAPTAPHTFFEGIEKIAPGELITVTNGSVSRRSYYCLLDHAEPVDDGSAPQRIEARMEESIAMRLDADVPVAALLSGGIDSAAVNAFAKKLGRPLQTFSLGYAERWNYDESESAAETARILGIQNTKITIGQTDFIDAIDPVMDALDEPLNDPAAIPLYLLFGAIKKEGYRVVLSGEGGDELFLGYRQYFDYLDIEQLASLQRKAWLKKFFHGHFSVNREWEWYKRAFDDTLLFRGAGEKFTDLQKNALMRRNVRDEEGLRFIQPERDRFDASRWKHPAQWYSYLDLRHLQAEYYLAKLDRVSMAHGIESRTPMLDHRLAETVFGTSAALKIGNGRPKALLKQIMQPYLGDAILNRKKKGFASPYMEYLHASGKIDLITEVNEQTGLFKKEMLERYIDAAVKRGRFKQQVWSLFVLSHWMKKHLL, from the coding sequence ATGTGTGCCGTCTTCGGCATCCTCGGCGACTACGATCCTGCAACGGCCCGCAGGGGTCTCGCCGCGCTGGCGCACCGCGGGCCGGACTACTGCGGAATCGTCGAGGAGCGGGGGCTCTTTTTCGCCCAGCACCGTCTCAGCATCCGCGACATGCACGAACGCTCCCACCAGCCGCTGCGTGAAGGCAATGTCCTGCTCAGTTTCAACGGGGAGATCTACAACTACCGTGAAATTGCGGAGACGCTGCAGCTCCGGGCAGCCACGGAAGCCGAAACGGTTCTGGCCGCCTACCTGCGCTGGGGCATCGACTGTGTCCACCGGTTCCGCGGTATGTTCGCCCTGGCAATCTACGACGACGGGACCCTCTATCTGCTCCGCGACCGGCTGGGGAAAAAGCCGCTCTTTTTTGCCAAACAGAAAGAGCGTTTCGTGTTTGCCTCCGAGATCAAAGGGCTCCTCCCTTTCCTTTCTCGCGTCAGGATGAACGACGATGCGATGATGGGTTTTCTCTCCTTTCAGGCCCCCACAGCGCCCCATACCTTCTTTGAAGGCATTGAAAAAATCGCACCGGGCGAACTCATAACAGTGACAAACGGCAGCGTTAGCCGGCGTTCGTATTACTGTTTGCTCGACCATGCCGAACCGGTGGATGACGGCAGTGCCCCGCAGCGTATCGAAGCACGCATGGAAGAGAGCATCGCAATGCGCCTCGATGCCGACGTTCCCGTCGCGGCCCTGCTCAGCGGCGGGATCGACAGTGCCGCCGTGAACGCCTTTGCCAAGAAGCTCGGCCGTCCGCTGCAGACCTTCAGCCTGGGCTACGCAGAGCGCTGGAACTACGACGAGAGCGAGAGTGCCGCCGAAACGGCACGCATCCTGGGGATACAGAATACGAAGATCACCATCGGCCAGACTGACTTCATCGATGCCATCGACCCGGTCATGGACGCCCTCGACGAGCCCCTGAACGACCCTGCGGCGATTCCGCTCTACCTCCTCTTCGGCGCCATCAAGAAAGAGGGCTACCGCGTCGTGCTCAGCGGCGAGGGGGGAGACGAACTCTTCCTGGGCTACCGGCAGTACTTTGACTACCTCGATATCGAGCAGCTGGCCTCCCTGCAGCGCAAGGCGTGGCTGAAGAAGTTTTTTCACGGCCACTTCTCCGTCAACCGCGAATGGGAGTGGTACAAGCGCGCCTTCGACGATACGCTTCTTTTCCGGGGGGCGGGTGAAAAGTTCACGGACCTGCAGAAAAATGCCCTGATGCGCCGGAACGTCCGCGACGAGGAGGGGCTGCGCTTCATCCAGCCCGAACGCGACCGTTTCGATGCCAGCCGCTGGAAACACCCCGCGCAGTGGTACAGCTACCTCGACCTGCGCCATCTCCAGGCCGAATACTACCTTGCCAAGCTCGACCGCGTCTCCATGGCCCACGGCATCGAGTCCCGCACCCCCATGCTCGACCACCGCCTGGCAGAGACGGTCTTCGGTACGTCGGCGGCACTCAAGATCGGCAACGGCCGTCCGAAAGCGCTGCTGAAGCAGATCATGCAGCCCTACCTCGGCGACGCGATACTGAATCGCAAAAAGAAAGGGTTTGCCTCGCCTTATATGGAGTACCTGCACGCCTCGGGGAAGATCGACCTCATCACCGAGGTCAACGAACAGACGGGGCTGTTCAAAAAAGAGATGCTGGAGCGCTACATCGACGCGGCCGTGAAGCGGGGCCGATTCAAGCAGCAGGTGTGGAGTCTCTTCGTGCTCTCACACTGGATGAAAAAGCACCTGCTGTAG
- a CDS encoding CBS domain-containing protein: protein MKLITVRDIMTPADEIAMISPYATVRELINMMDTRDVRSVIVERTSDNDAYGIVTYSNILEAIYSNDGDMDLLNVYDIASKPMVQIVPDLDIRYAAQLMINQKIKHLSVTWEGRLTGVISMTDIARVLMEEARADM from the coding sequence ATGAAACTGATTACAGTGCGGGATATTATGACGCCGGCGGACGAGATCGCGATGATTTCGCCCTATGCGACGGTGCGCGAGCTGATCAACATGATGGACACGCGCGACGTGCGTTCGGTCATCGTCGAGCGTACCAGCGACAACGACGCCTACGGGATCGTCACCTACTCCAATATCCTGGAGGCGATCTACAGCAACGACGGCGATATGGACCTGCTGAACGTCTACGACATCGCCAGCAAGCCGATGGTGCAGATCGTACCGGACCTTGACATCCGCTACGCGGCACAACTCATGATCAACCAGAAGATCAAGCATCTCTCCGTGACTTGGGAAGGGCGCCTGACGGGGGTGATCAGCATGACGGATATCGCCCGGGTCCTGATGGAGGAAGCGCGCGCCGATATGTAA